The region TGCGGCCCTACCTGGACGACGGGACGCTGGAGGTCCCCAGCGGGCAGACGGAGATGGAGCAGATCGCCACCCAGCGCTGGGACGGCGCCATCGCCCAGGCCCGGATGGACAACCTCCTCAGCGCCCACTACTCCGACGAGGAGCTGCACGCCGTGCTCTCCCCGTTCGACGGCATCAGCCTGGGCGTGATCGAGTCCCTGCGCGCCGTCGGCTACGGCGGCGGCGACCTCCCCCTGCCCGTCGTCACCGGCCAGGACGCCGAGCTGTCGTCGGTGCGGTCCATCATCGCCGGCGAGCAGACCCAGACGGTGTTCAAGGACACCCGGGCCCTGGCGGCCCAGACCGTCGACATGGTGGAGGCGCTGCTCGCGGAGGAGGAGGTGCCGGTCAACGACACCGAGACCTACGACAACGGCGTCAAGACGGTCCCGGCCTTCCTCCTGGAGCCCGTGTCGGTCGACATCGACAACTACCGGGAGGTGCTCGTCGAGAGCGGCTACTACGAGGAGTCGGACCTGTGACCGGCGCCCCCGCCGCGGGCGCCCCGCCGGGCCCGCTGCTGAGCATGCGGGGCATCCGCAAGGAGTTCCCCGGGATGGTGGCCCTGGACGGGGTCTCCCTGGAGGTGCGCGCGGGCCGCGTCCACGCCCTCATGGGCGAGAACGGGGCGGGCAAGTCCACCCTGGTGAAGGTGCTCAGCGGGGTCCACCCCGCCGGGACCTACACCGGGGAGGTCCTCCTGGACGGGAGGCCCTGCGCGTTCACCGGGGTGGCCGACAGCGAGCGGTCGGGCATCGCCATCATCCACCAGGAGCTGGCACTGGTCCCGCAGCTGTCCATCGCCGAGAACGTGCTGCTCGGGCACGAGATCACCCGGTTCGGCGTCCTGGACCGGGACGCCACCCACGCCCGCGCCCGCGAGCTCCTGCTCCGGGTGGGTCTGGACGAGAACCCGGACGTCCCGGTGTCGGCGCTCGGCATCGGCGCCCAGCAGCTCGTCGAGATCGCCAAGGCGCTGGCCAAGCGGGTGCGGCTGCTCATCCTGGACGAGCCCACCTCGGCGCTGAACGAGACCGAGAGCCGGCGGCTCCTGGACCTGCTCCTCGAACTGCGCGCCCAGGGCGTCACCTGCATCCTCATCTCGCACAAGCTCGGCGAGGTGGTGGACGTGAGCGACGAGATCACGATCCTGCGGGACGGGCGCACCATCGAGACGCTCGCCGTGGAGCGCGACGCCGCCGGGACGCCGTCGGTGGACGAGGACCGGATCATCCGCGGCATGGTCGGGCGCTCCCTGGACCGCCGCTACCCCGAACCGCTCGGGGAGGCCGGCCCGGTGCGGTTCCGGGTGCGCGACTGGACGGTCGACCACCCGACCCGGCCGGGGCGGCGCGTGGTCGACGGCGTCGACATGGACCTGCGCGCGGGCGAGATCGTCGGGCTGGCCGGGCTCATGGGGGCCGGGCGCACCGAGTTCGCGATGAGCCTGTTCGGCCGCTCCTACGGCAGGTTCGTGCGGGGCACGCTGTCCAAGGACGGCGAGGTCCTGCCGGTGCACGACGTCGCCGCGGCCGTCCGCGGCGGCCTGGCCTACGTGCCCGAGGATCGCAAGACGCTCGGGCTGCTGCTCGACGAGGACATCCGGCGCAACACCACCCTGGCCGCGCTGCACCGCGTCTCGCGCCACGGGGTCATCGACCAGGCGCGGGAGACCGTCGAGGCCCGGCGGATGGGCGAGGAGCTGCGCGTGCGCGGGAACGTCGCCGCCGGGACGGTGCGCACGCTCAGCGGCGGCAACCAGCAGAAGGTCGTCCTGGCCAAGTGGATGTTCACCCGGCCGGAGCTGCTGATCCTGGACGAGCCCACGCGCGGCATCGACGTCGGCGCCAAGTACGAGATCCACCTGATCATCCGCAGGCTGGCGGCGGAGGGCGCCGCCGTCCTGCTCATCTCCTCGGAGCTGCCCGAGGTCCTGGGCATGTGCGACCGCGTCCACACCATGTGCGAGGGCCGCATCACCGGCGAGGTGCCCGCGGCCGAGGCCGACCAGGAGACCCTCATGAGACTGATGACGAGAACCGGGGACCGGCCATGAAACAGAAGACCGCGGGACGGACCGGCTCCGGGCGGGCCGGGCTCGGCGCCCTGCTGCGCGGCGACACCCGCCGCTACGGGATGGCGGTGGCGCTGGTCGCCATCGTCGTCCTGTTCCAGATCCTGACGGGCGGGCTGCTGCTGACCCCGCTCAACATCACCAACCTGATCCTCCAGAACTCCTACATCCTGATCCTGGCCATCGGCATGATGCTGGTGATCGTCACCGGGCACATCGACCTGTCGGTCGGGTCGGTGGTGGCGTTCACCGGCGCCGTGTCGGCGATCATGCTCACCTCCTGGGGGCTGCCGACCTTCGCGGTGGTGCCCCTGGCGCTGCTGCTCGGCGCGGCCATCGGCGCCTGGCAGGGCTTCTGGATCGCGTACGTGCGCGTCCCCGCGTTCATCGTCACCCTCGCCGGGATGCTCGTGTTCCGCGGCGCCACGCTGGCCGTCCTGGGCGGCGAGTCCATCGCGCACCTGCCCTCCTCCCTGCGGCGGATCGCGGGCGGGTTCCTCCCCGGCCAGACCGACGGCCCGCACCTGCCGACCCTGCTGCTGGGCGCGGCGGGCGCGGCGGTCGTGGTGTGGATCCAGTGGCGGGCCCGGGCGCGGACCCGGGCGCACGGGCTGCCGGTGCAGCCCGCGGCGGTGACCGCGGCGGGCTCGGCGGTGCTCGTCGCGGCGATCCTGGCGTTCACCTGGGCGCTGGCGGCCCACAACGGCCTGCCCCTGGTGGGGCTGCTGCTCGTGGCGCTGATCGCGGGGTACTCGTTCGTGACGCGCTCGACGACGCCGGGCCGGCGGATCTACGCGGTGGGCGGCAACGAGCGGGCGGCGGCCCTGTCGGGCATCCGCACGCAG is a window of Nocardiopsis changdeensis DNA encoding:
- the mmsB gene encoding multiple monosaccharide ABC transporter permease, which produces MKQKTAGRTGSGRAGLGALLRGDTRRYGMAVALVAIVVLFQILTGGLLLTPLNITNLILQNSYILILAIGMMLVIVTGHIDLSVGSVVAFTGAVSAIMLTSWGLPTFAVVPLALLLGAAIGAWQGFWIAYVRVPAFIVTLAGMLVFRGATLAVLGGESIAHLPSSLRRIAGGFLPGQTDGPHLPTLLLGAAGAAVVVWIQWRARARTRAHGLPVQPAAVTAAGSAVLVAAILAFTWALAAHNGLPLVGLLLVALIAGYSFVTRSTTPGRRIYAVGGNERAAALSGIRTQRTTFWVFVNMGALSALAGLVFTARLNAATPGAGTMFELDAIAAAFIGGASASGGVGTVVGAVIGALVMGVLNNGMSLIGLGVDWQQLIKGLVLLLAVAFDIYNKRRIGAGGAVFGLRVRRDGPGAGGAAPAPGAREPASA
- a CDS encoding sugar ABC transporter ATP-binding protein, producing the protein MRGIRKEFPGMVALDGVSLEVRAGRVHALMGENGAGKSTLVKVLSGVHPAGTYTGEVLLDGRPCAFTGVADSERSGIAIIHQELALVPQLSIAENVLLGHEITRFGVLDRDATHARARELLLRVGLDENPDVPVSALGIGAQQLVEIAKALAKRVRLLILDEPTSALNETESRRLLDLLLELRAQGVTCILISHKLGEVVDVSDEITILRDGRTIETLAVERDAAGTPSVDEDRIIRGMVGRSLDRRYPEPLGEAGPVRFRVRDWTVDHPTRPGRRVVDGVDMDLRAGEIVGLAGLMGAGRTEFAMSLFGRSYGRFVRGTLSKDGEVLPVHDVAAAVRGGLAYVPEDRKTLGLLLDEDIRRNTTLAALHRVSRHGVIDQARETVEARRMGEELRVRGNVAAGTVRTLSGGNQQKVVLAKWMFTRPELLILDEPTRGIDVGAKYEIHLIIRRLAAEGAAVLLISSELPEVLGMCDRVHTMCEGRITGEVPAAEADQETLMRLMTRTGDRP